The following proteins come from a genomic window of Chryseobacterium glaciei:
- a CDS encoding ribonucleoside-diphosphate reductase subunit alpha has protein sequence MQTSMEEQNSNIWWLNEESEQMLNRGYLLKGETVDGAIDRITTAAAKKLYKPELQAAFKEMIVKGWISFSSPVWANMGTQRGLPISCFNVHIPDSIEGITHKMGEVIMQTKIGGGTSGYFGELRNRGTAVTDNGKSSGAVSFMKLFDTAMDVVSQGGVRRGAFAAYLDIDHGDIEEFLSIKDIGSPIQNLFTGICVPDYWMQDMIDGDMDKRKIWARVLESRQQKGLPYIFFTDNVNRNKPQVYKDLGMPVNASNLCSEIMLPSTREESFICCLSSMNLELYDEWKDTDAVKLAVYFLDAVLTEFIEKTEGNYYLQGARNFALRHRALGLGVLGYHSYLQKNMIPFESFEATQFNARAFKHIKEQAETASRELANIYGEPELLKGYGLRNTTTMAIAPTTSSSAILGQTSPGIEPFASNYYKAGLAKGNFMRKNKYLAKLLEEKGLDNEETWRTIMLNHGSVQHLAELTDEEKAVFKTFKEISPMEIISQAAQRQQYIDQAQSLNLQIPSTMPVKDVNYLYIEAWKKGVKTLYYQRSSSVSKEMMVNFVSCSACEA, from the coding sequence ATACAAACATCTATGGAAGAGCAAAATTCAAATATATGGTGGCTCAATGAAGAGTCTGAGCAAATGCTTAACAGAGGATATCTGTTGAAGGGGGAGACTGTAGACGGAGCTATCGACAGAATCACCACCGCAGCTGCAAAAAAATTATACAAGCCTGAGCTACAGGCAGCTTTCAAGGAAATGATCGTGAAAGGATGGATCAGTTTCTCTTCTCCGGTTTGGGCAAACATGGGAACGCAGAGAGGTCTTCCAATCTCTTGTTTCAACGTTCACATTCCGGACAGTATTGAAGGAATTACCCACAAAATGGGTGAAGTGATCATGCAGACAAAAATTGGAGGGGGAACTTCAGGTTATTTCGGGGAACTTCGTAACAGAGGTACTGCGGTAACCGATAACGGAAAATCTTCAGGAGCTGTTTCTTTCATGAAATTGTTTGATACTGCAATGGATGTAGTTTCTCAAGGCGGTGTAAGAAGAGGTGCTTTTGCTGCTTATTTGGATATTGACCACGGAGATATTGAAGAATTTTTATCAATTAAAGACATCGGAAGTCCGATCCAGAATCTATTTACAGGAATTTGTGTCCCTGATTACTGGATGCAGGATATGATTGACGGAGATATGGATAAACGTAAAATCTGGGCAAGAGTATTGGAAAGCCGTCAGCAAAAAGGGCTACCTTATATTTTCTTTACAGATAACGTTAACAGAAATAAACCTCAGGTTTACAAAGACTTAGGAATGCCTGTAAATGCAAGTAACCTTTGTTCTGAAATCATGCTTCCTTCAACAAGAGAAGAATCTTTCATCTGTTGTTTATCTTCTATGAACTTAGAATTGTACGACGAATGGAAAGATACGGACGCTGTAAAATTGGCTGTTTATTTCTTGGATGCAGTTCTAACTGAATTTATCGAAAAAACTGAAGGGAACTACTATTTACAAGGAGCTAGAAACTTCGCATTGCGTCACAGAGCGCTTGGTTTAGGAGTTTTAGGATACCATTCTTATTTACAGAAAAATATGATTCCGTTTGAAAGTTTTGAGGCAACTCAATTCAATGCGAGAGCATTCAAACATATCAAAGAACAGGCAGAAACAGCTTCAAGAGAGCTTGCAAACATCTACGGAGAACCGGAATTATTGAAAGGTTACGGATTGAGAAATACCACAACAATGGCGATCGCCCCTACGACTTCAAGTTCTGCAATTTTAGGACAAACTTCTCCTGGAATTGAGCCTTTCGCCTCTAACTATTACAAAGCAGGTTTGGCTAAAGGAAACTTTATGCGTAAGAACAAATACTTGGCTAAATTATTAGAAGAAAAAGGATTAGACAACGAGGAAACTTGGAGAACGATTATGCTAAATCACGGTTCTGTTCAGCATTTGGCTGAATTAACTGACGAGGAAAAAGCAGTATTCAAAACATTTAAGGAAATTTCTCCAATGGAGATCATTTCTCAGGCTGCTCAGAGACAACAGTATATTGACCAAGCTCAATCATTAAACCTACAAATTCCTTCTACAATGCCGGTAAAAGATGTAAACTACCTTTACATCGAGGCTTGGAAAAAAGGAGTTAAGACGTTGTATTACCAAAGAAGTTCATCAGTTTCTAAAGAAATGATGGTGAATTTTGTTTCATGTTCTGCTTGCGAAGCATAG
- a CDS encoding ribonucleotide-diphosphate reductase subunit beta, which translates to MGIFDKRVSYKPFEYPEVLQFVEAINKSFWVHSEVDFTADVQDFHSQLEPHEKHAVKNALLAIAQIEVSVKTFWGNLYNHMPKPELNGLGATFAECEFRHSEAYSRLVEVLGYSEEFSNVIEIPAVKKRIDFLSNVLKHANSTTPKEYVSSLLLFSILIENVSLFSQFAIILSFTRFKGYMKNVSNIIAWTSIDEQIHANAGIYLINKIREEQPDLLTDSDIEDIYTLVDQSVELEGEIIDWIFELGELSFFSKEDLLNFMKYRVDDSLKKINMDTRYNITPEQYRPMKWFEEEVFANSMDDFFAKRPVDYTKHDKSITANDLF; encoded by the coding sequence ATGGGAATTTTTGATAAAAGAGTAAGCTATAAACCATTTGAATACCCTGAGGTTCTTCAATTTGTAGAGGCAATCAACAAATCGTTCTGGGTACATTCGGAAGTGGATTTTACCGCAGATGTTCAGGATTTTCATTCACAATTGGAACCGCACGAAAAACATGCTGTAAAAAATGCGCTTTTAGCCATTGCACAGATCGAGGTGTCTGTAAAGACATTCTGGGGAAACCTATACAACCACATGCCAAAGCCTGAATTAAACGGTCTTGGAGCTACTTTTGCAGAATGTGAGTTCCGTCATTCTGAAGCCTATTCCCGTTTGGTAGAAGTTTTAGGATATAGCGAAGAATTCTCTAACGTTATAGAAATTCCTGCCGTAAAAAAGAGAATTGATTTCTTATCAAACGTTCTTAAGCACGCGAATTCTACAACACCGAAAGAATATGTTTCTTCTCTTTTATTATTCAGTATCCTGATTGAAAACGTATCGCTTTTCTCACAATTTGCGATCATTCTTTCTTTCACAAGATTTAAAGGATACATGAAAAATGTTTCTAATATTATCGCTTGGACTTCTATTGATGAGCAAATTCACGCTAATGCAGGAATTTATTTAATCAATAAAATCCGCGAAGAGCAACCTGATTTATTGACTGATTCTGATATTGAAGATATTTATACTTTAGTTGATCAATCTGTAGAACTAGAAGGCGAAATCATTGATTGGATTTTTGAATTAGGAGAATTAAGCTTCTTCTCAAAAGAAGACCTATTAAACTTCATGAAATACCGTGTTGACGACAGTTTAAAGAAAATTAATATGGATACTCGTTACAATATTACTCCGGAGCAATATCGTCCAATGAAATGGTTTGAAGAAGAGGTTTTCGCAAACTCTATGGATGATTTCTTTGCAAAAAGACCTGTGGATTATACGAAACATGATAAGAGTATTACGGCGAATGATCTTTTCTAG
- a CDS encoding ABC transporter ATP-binding protein, producing the protein MLVIQDLHKSYDTGKSKLHVLKGINLNISEGEFVSIMGSSGSGKSTLLNIIGILDEKDSGTYELDGVPIEHLSEIKAAEYRSKFLGFIFQSFNLIGYKTALDNVALPLYYQNVPRKERDRKAMEYLEKVGLAQWANHLPNELSGGQKQRVAIARALITNPKIVLADEPTGALDSKTTHDIMKLLQDINNEGKTIIVVTHEPDVAAQTKRNVILKDGIIESDEFIKQIVL; encoded by the coding sequence ATGTTAGTAATTCAGGATCTACATAAATCATACGATACAGGAAAAAGCAAGTTGCACGTTCTCAAGGGTATTAATCTTAATATTTCCGAAGGCGAGTTTGTTTCTATTATGGGAAGTTCCGGTTCCGGAAAATCTACACTCCTTAATATTATTGGTATTCTGGATGAAAAAGATTCAGGGACTTATGAATTGGATGGAGTTCCCATTGAGCATTTATCTGAAATAAAAGCTGCGGAGTACAGAAGTAAATTTCTTGGTTTTATTTTCCAGTCTTTTAACTTGATAGGATATAAAACAGCTTTGGATAATGTTGCCCTTCCTTTATATTATCAAAACGTTCCCAGAAAAGAGCGTGACAGAAAAGCGATGGAATATTTAGAGAAAGTAGGTCTTGCACAGTGGGCAAACCACCTTCCTAACGAACTTTCCGGAGGACAGAAGCAAAGAGTTGCGATTGCAAGAGCTTTGATTACCAATCCTAAAATTGTTTTGGCGGATGAACCAACGGGAGCATTGGATTCTAAAACAACACATGATATTATGAAACTTCTTCAGGATATTAATAATGAAGGAAAAACAATCATCGTTGTAACCCACGAACCTGATGTTGCAGCACAGACGAAGAGAAACGTCATTTTAAAAGACGGTATCATTGAAAGTGATGAGTTTATAAAGCAGATTGTTTTGTAG
- a CDS encoding ABC transporter permease: MFDLDRWQEIFSSIRSNILRTVLSGFTVALGLFIFIVLFGIGTGLQNAFTEGFARDAQNLITIFTGKTTIAYKGLQSDRTVTMNNDDYDFLVNSDKEKVGEASPRYQSSLLVKYGKESGTYQVNGTDAEEKYIENRKMLEGRYLNSADLARKQNVAVIGRMVQRDLIKNGSPVGKDLDINGTMFKVIGVFSDDGGDWDERHISVPITTLQQMKKGSDTVSTVFIAYNDKLSPQEAIKYGDELQDRLKARKNVSPDDENGVRVRNNAKNMSDTFTFMAVITAIVTFIGLGTLLAGIIGISNIMVYIVKERTKEIGVRKAIGAKPRSIVALIVQESVVITVISGFVGVGVGVLALNLIGDSLEEYFIKSPSVGWGTIFMAFIALVFSGLIAGFVPAYRASRIRPIEALRTE; this comes from the coding sequence ATGTTCGACTTAGATCGTTGGCAGGAAATATTCAGTTCTATTCGCAGTAATATATTGCGAACGGTACTTTCGGGATTTACGGTGGCTTTGGGATTATTTATCTTCATTGTTCTTTTCGGAATTGGTACAGGATTGCAAAATGCTTTTACAGAAGGTTTCGCAAGAGATGCTCAAAACTTGATTACTATTTTTACAGGGAAAACGACTATTGCTTATAAAGGTCTTCAGTCGGATAGAACGGTGACAATGAATAATGATGACTATGATTTTTTGGTTAATTCTGATAAAGAAAAAGTAGGAGAGGCGAGTCCAAGATATCAATCAAGTTTATTGGTGAAATATGGTAAAGAGAGTGGAACTTATCAGGTCAACGGAACGGATGCCGAAGAAAAATATATCGAAAACCGTAAAATGCTTGAAGGCCGTTATCTTAATTCTGCAGATTTAGCCAGAAAACAAAATGTAGCGGTAATTGGTAGAATGGTTCAAAGGGATTTAATTAAAAATGGAAGTCCTGTAGGAAAAGACCTGGATATCAATGGAACCATGTTTAAAGTAATCGGCGTATTCTCTGATGACGGAGGAGACTGGGATGAAAGGCATATTTCTGTTCCTATTACTACTTTACAACAAATGAAAAAAGGCTCAGATACTGTGAGTACGGTATTTATTGCCTATAATGATAAATTATCTCCTCAGGAAGCTATAAAATATGGTGATGAATTACAAGATAGACTGAAAGCAAGAAAAAATGTTTCCCCAGATGACGAAAATGGAGTTCGTGTAAGGAATAATGCCAAGAATATGAGTGATACATTCACTTTCATGGCCGTAATCACTGCAATTGTAACATTTATCGGATTGGGAACTTTGTTGGCGGGAATTATTGGAATCAGTAACATCATGGTCTACATCGTAAAAGAAAGAACCAAAGAAATCGGAGTGCGAAAAGCGATTGGTGCAAAACCAAGAAGCATTGTTGCTTTGATTGTTCAGGAAAGTGTGGTGATCACCGTAATTTCAGGGTTTGTAGGAGTAGGAGTAGGCGTATTGGCTTTGAATTTAATCGGAGACAGCCTTGAGGAATACTTCATAAAAAGTCCGAGCGTAGGCTGGGGAACGATCTTCATGGCATTTATTGCTCTTGTCTTTTCAGGATTAATTGCAGGATTTGTTCCGGCATACAGAGCTTCGAGAATCAGACCGATTGAAGCATTAAGAACAGAATAG